The Lynx canadensis isolate LIC74 chromosome D1, mLynCan4.pri.v2, whole genome shotgun sequence genome has a segment encoding these proteins:
- the LOC116738361 gene encoding orexin-like — protein MLLSSNAATQPLPSCHFQELLHCAGNHTTGQEAVGPLDLQGQLLHLLQANGNHAASILTKGCCASTEPAGHPCPWYSCPAAAALSVVPRAVWGLSPCSGPVLALPSSCCLPSVSP, from the coding sequence ATGCTGCTGTCATCCAATGCAGCCACGCAGCCCCTACCCAGCTGCCACTTCCAGGAGCTGCTGCACTGCGCGGGCAACCACACCACTGGGCAAGAGGCAGTCGGGCCCCTGGACCTTCAGGGCCAGCTGCTGCACCTCCTGCAGGCCAATGGTAACCATGCAGCCAGCATCTTGACCAAGGGCTGCTGTGCAAGCAcagagccagccgggcacccctgcCCCTGGTACAGTTGTCCCGCAGCAGCTGCCCTGTCTGTAGTGCCCAGGGCAGTCTGGGGTCTGAGCCCTTGCTCAGGCCCCGTCCTAGCCCTGCCCTCTTCCTGCTGCCTGCCCAGTGTCAGCCCCTAA